The nucleotide window tcaacaaaccggtttaccgggacccaaatcacatgactagggtcaaagcactatcgattcaccggtgtctcgccatgtattccacacaaaataaatgcaatgatccttttattcaccatatcgtaatactaaacaatcttggtagagccgatgtgtggagttgccctcattttcctttatatcctttatatctttatatctttcctttatatctttatatttttagCACTGGCTGATATCGCGCAAATCTCGCTTAGTGTGAGATTTGCTAGTATGAGCGACTTCCTGTTTACCCGTGTTTACATGTCTCGCTTGCATTGCATTCCGGCGTCACACAGTTGCACAGTTTCAGTAGCATAAGCGCGTCGAAGTCCGACATATTggtatactacatttcgtttaAAACAACATTACATCTAGAAGCAGCTGATCAtgatcgatgagattactgggtatgccgtatgggctactatcgagagcccgacacacggacgtggaagtacaattttcctcccgtccgactgaaaagttacccgtctcggacgggaggacgggcgtagtttccaacgctgcatacatacatacatacatacatacatacatacatacatacatacatacatacatacatacatacatacatacatacatacatatataaataggTCGATAAATAGAtaatatagatacatacatacatacatacatacatacatacatacatacatacatacatacatacatacatacatacttatatAAATAGGTCGATAAATATATCGATAGATAAATCAAtcactcaatcgatagatcgattgatctatctatctatcgatgttTGATAGAAGGTCGGTCGATCGACCGATCGATAAATAAATCGATTGGCACATCGATCGATAGAATACAGGATCTATCAAttcgatagaaagatagatcaaTTAAttgatagatcgatcgatagattccataaattggtcaatagatagatggatagatagatctaTAGATCAATTTCTTATCACATTGCCTcgtactcaattttcttttcttctattttattttttccgtttagcgTAAATTGTTACGAGTATAAGTTTGTTTGTTaccctagacatattgcaaaaatgatgcagtgacgcGGTATTTTCTCCtcattttttttactctgcaaCAAACAAGAGTGCGCAAAAAACGTGAAAACGATATAGAAATgaacgcagagataaatgcacagcagtgttgtttTAGTACTTTTGTAAtgcaacagttctgcggtttggcttttagtgcagcaatgcacagtttcgtcagcttaatataacaatgacatatgtgtacagttctgaatggaatgtttgtgtcagttattttgtttacagttctgttttatacagcattgaattatgcactatcgtcgcgtatttttgttttttatttcctcgtgagcagaaaaaagggttgacgcggcgggtctcAATTGACACGCAAccaggatgagaaacaaactttttatttttctaggcCTAAACGTCTTTTTTCTATAGCTCTATACTATGTATGAgtactcaataattttgcgatgtcttcgtaatcctacttcaaataaaatgtgaCTTGACGTATATCacgacagaaaggataaaaaggaaagaaaaaaagcAATGTGCTGTttacaaaatctgttgacttggCTAGCTTACAGGAGTAACTtgcaaaattgatgaattttgattataaggAATTCAATTGAGCGATGAGTCAAGATTTACCTGTAATTGAGTCCCGGAATGAGAGTTACATGAGTGTGTAAGGGTGCTTTACTATCTGTTCCGCCCTGTTTTTTGTCTACGTATAAcaagtgtattacgaattttgacctaatGTTATCGGGttacggatgggtatgattgcgattactTTGTAAAggcttattgtcattttgataaacTGACGTTGTAAGTAACGAAATTTTATAATCGGCCATGTTaaaaacttttttccaagttcccccaacttagaaagtgtgtcgataaagacactcacaagtgtgttgtatctttaattcatcctgCAGGAATACTTATCAATTAGTTTGCATTtcccaaattgatgaaattcgatttGTGATGTCTGAGTAATATCACGAAAACAGTATACTTCCAGTGTATGTGACTCTGAAGGTTTAATCGCAtgattgatttaaaaaaaacaacgaaAGATACAACACTCATTTATATTCAGTTAGTTTCCATTTATTAATACTTTATCGGTCGATcgataatttatttgttgacttgatgcattatcagttgattggaATCTTTACTCTACACTATCCCTCTATTTATCTATCCGTCGGTCCATCCATcgaatatatatgtatgtgtgtatatatatgtttatacatatacacatatatagatTTATCAATCGTTCTATTAGTCGAGCAAtcgatcaattcattcaatcattcaatcgaTAGAAATATCGACCCATTGATAGATCAGGacatcgatcgatcaatcggtcgatctatcgattgatcaatggattgatcgatcgatcgaggatagatctatccctatgaatctattcccatgaatcacttgatccaatacattatcagttgatttgatacgttatcggtaaatttgttgatacgttatcggttaggaaaaattactacgttatcggtaatttTTTACTACCGtaacgttatcggttagaaaaaattactacgttatcggttagttactacgttatcggttgatttactacgttatcggtaaacttttactacgttatcgggtttgatacgttatcggttcgttactacgttatcggttgtaacaggccGTCACTATTAACAGCTTTGGGTCGGAAAAAGAGTCTCAGTGATTCCGAAATTTTGATTAGCCGCCTTCCTCACCTGAAAATTTTTAGTAAGCTACCCCCTTAAGGACTCGAAATTTGTGCGAGACCCCCTCCTCTGCAGAacacacgcatgcacgcacacacaattttttctctctctctctctctctctctctctctctctctctctctctctctctctctctctctctctcgccaaGAAAAGTTCTCAGGTGTCCTCATGGCAAATgacagtgctcaatgctaagtaataacacaaattacttcaagtaaaaagTAATAAGATAGTGATAATATCTGTTATACGAGTTTTATGCATATCCTGTCCTGTCTGTCTGATTGCACTGTATACATCACTGAACCTGCAATCAAATACCATGGCAAGAATGTAGATGTATGGCCTAGCATATTGGGATGTAATGCTGCCTGTCAGGACAGGTCTCTAAGCTGTACACCAAACATATGTTTGGTCATTTGATGTTTTAATCTCTATAAATAAACTTAAATTCGCCCAGTATCCTCTGTGAAATGCGACAAAGACAAACCTTATCACTACAACAAAGTACAAGGACATTTTGAAGTCAACTGTAATGTGTGTAGTAACTGTATCATtacatacaggtacatgtattatatGTTTGGTGACCAGGCTGTGGAGCAGTGAAAATATTAAGGAGGTCAAGAAAGGGTCTCCCTCTCCTGATACAGATACATGTGAAAAGTTAACATTAAAATAGCGTGATTTGGCTATACTTTAGACAAGTCAAGTGTGAATATTACTGCATAATCTCTTTGTTTATCAGTTTTTGCATGACCCCTTTCGTGTTCATTATTTTCAAGTGCCCACCCTCTCATTTCTCTTACTCCCCTCTCGGCTTTAAACAATGTTGGCTGCCTTAATAACCACGACTAACACAAACACTAGCTCTGGGATATATGGCTCTCAACATTGACTCTACAGTGTTTGGAAAGGCTGCCATAAAACAACCAAATGTGTTATTCGTGGAAACAAGCACAATTAATTAACGGCTAGGGTCTTTGGGGAAATATATGTCCCTTTTTGCAGCCCCTAACATCAGCTAATATTTTAGATGAAAGCCTAATTGAAAATACAGACGACAGCCCACTGATCCCAGTCTAAAATTACATACATTTTAACGTAACTACAGTTGTACACATATGTTTTATGTGAACCGTATAAGTACGATGCCTCCGACAACTTGGCAGAATGACACTAAGCATTTCGTAAAAAACGTGTTGCCGACAATATGTACCTTCAGACAGAAAAAtattacgtcatttttgcgaaGTGAACCACCTTACACAACGAAAAATATAACCCTCGGAAGTAAGAATTTCTCCCTTTTGTCCAGCTACAGATTCAGGCTTGTTTGGTTGCATGAGACCGATCAATGCATGCAAAATCCTCGTATATCGACAATTCTGAACAATTGACTTGACACCAGAGATGCACCTTTTTTCAACCTACTTGTTTTCAGCGGCTAAAAATATACTCTCTTTTATGTTGACGCTTTCCAACCTTATATTCAGCCAGATTTGCAATATCTGCCTTGTAACTCCAATTACTTTGTCATTGATATGAACCCTTTGGTATCTCTGTCCATACGGCTTGTTATTTTAAATGGGATGTATACAGTCGTAAATGAAACAAGCACACAAGTCTCCTTTTAATTACAAACTTAACAAACATGTGCTCAGTGGTCACTCAAAGGGCCGAAGCAAAAGTATATTAGTGGTGAATTAAGGAAAAGATAAAGGTAATAATCAAATTTCATAACTTAAATCTATTGAAAATCATAATAGATTTGTTCAGTTTCTGAAAGAATTTTGATGCAGatataaaatttgtcaaaatggaCTCATTTCTCGCTTTCAGTTTCAGCATGTTATTGACAAAAGTCATTCAGATTCACATATGCTGacaattatacaaatatgttttaCCAAACTGGAGTATACATGTGGCAAGTGACCACATAAGACAGGTGGCCATTGCGTAGAGGGCCTTTAACGTGTAAAATGTTACTTGACTGCCACAAAACGACCACTGTAGAGGAGTGACCGCTCTGTAAAGGTGACCACTAAGACAGGTTAGATTGTACTGAAAGTTCCACCAAAAAGTCATCCAGTCCACACTCTACCAGCGGATGAAATCGGAAATTTCGGCCATGCGTTTCACAATGAGCTCAGAATGCAGAAGCTAGAATAATGGCATTTACAAGAAGAGTCTGTCGATCTCCTCAGGTCTGGCGTATCAACATTGACTACCTGTTCGCCTTAGGATCTAGTACAAAATTTCCTCGTCGACTTTCAAACTTATTCACTTTTGCATTTATAAATGGTATACTCCAGCCTCATATTTCTACTCAATCTCTCCGTTTTTCCTGAAGTACTTTCAaacattccctttcgaaattaGAATAAAAGTGAGGGTTCATCGTGCAAATTTATGTGCTtctaaaaaaacattaaaattaaaatttactgaccctgtgttaactctatgggagaaTTGAATTTTCAGTTCTCACAAAgataagccagtgaaaaactTGATTTagtccatgagcttcaaaatgagcacccACAAATGTAGGCCAAAGAAAATGCTGcttaaagtttgagagtacgAATATCTGTTCTCGAGGCTCATTCTATACCCTCAGGGACACCTGAATCAAATCTGTTCAATGGATACGCAATGGCTTGATGAGCGCCGAAGATGAGCGCAGTATATAATATGTTAATTGATcgatggattgattgattgatgagaAAAAGTTTCGTCAAAAAAAAACTCACCTTGTTTGACAACAATAATTTACATACTTATAGTTATGTTAAAACCGGTTGCAGTCTGCGAGACTTTCGCGTAACTGTAAGCAACTTGCCAATACTTGCCAAATTATATTGGTAACTGGAACATTACACAGTAGAATgcatttgaagtaatttgaaCCACAATCTCAACATTCTTTGTTTACGACCTTTCACACTGCAACGCGTATTTTCTGGACTCATTCCAACCACTTCAGTCTTGTTACAATGGTAAAACAGCAGCGTTTTTTTCTCTCCAAAGtagtgtttttttcaaataggGCAAGACAAGTTCACCGCTCATCCTTTATAATATATTAATATTCAAGCAATTCCTTTCAATGGATGAAAATGTTTAGATGATGTATGCTAATACAGCAGGATATTTGGAAGTAGTATTTTAATGCATAGTCCTGTCTCAGTTGATTGGTCGTGCGTGTATTTTACCTGACGACGCCAACGATACTTCAACAATACATGACCTATCCCTTTGCCAAAGGTTTCTCTTGCCatgcaaaatatttataaaaggTCTTGTCGCGCAGAGAGACTCTCAAATAGTTCATAGGATGAATGCAAAGTCGCCAATAAAATCACCAATATAAGGCCACGGCTTAATAACGATTTTGGAACCTCAGTCTACTAAAGAGGTTTCAAATCTTTATCACAAGTTAGGACATATAGAACAGAACCACCTGAATTCTTTCGTACGCGTCACCGTTGTAACTTTCAAGATTTATACAAgtatattattttcttttctttcagaTGCGTGGCTATTTCAAAGATCAAGGCTGCAGAACAATTAGATGTTTGGTTTGGAATAGAAAAACATGTGTCGTAGCGCTTGCATTTATAAGCATGATATCATTTACATCATTACTATCCTTGGACaaatctacatgtacatgtgaccAGCAATTCAAAGTAACATCGCACACCAGTAGTGCATCTGAGGGCAATTCACCAGCGACTCGGAAATCTAATGTGAAAGCGGTAGAAAAGTCTCTTGAAACAGAAGCTGTGGCCAATAGGACCCTCATCATGGAAGTTATCAAAAGCATTCGAACCAACTGGACATTTAACGCCACAGCAGCTGGGGAATTCAGGTTTGTTCAttctttgtttgttcatttgtttgtttgtttgtttgtggattttgttttcttttatttcaacaaCAGTGTTTCCAATCCTGCGCGACCTCATTCAACTTGAACCTGCTGCAATCAAAATACCAGCTTCGAAATATTTAGTAATGCTGTCAAGTATGGTAGAATGCGGtgcgcctcgggaacagatgTATATGTACGGGCTCTCCAATTTTACCAGTAGTTTTCTTCTCTACCTTGTAGGGACTCATTTTTTAAGTTCTTTGGAGTAAGTAGAATTTCACCTTCTTTTCGAAGATTTAATTTTTCGCAATATACGTAACAcaagaatggcggccattttgcatttcaaatatcgggaaatgttaggtgatttgtttctcaaagatcaaaatttggaaagttaCCCACAGTTGTATCCTtggtttggtaagagaatggtcgaaagtttcatttacaATTTTGAGCAAATTTATGTCCTTCAGCTTTGAGGCACATATCACAAAGTTACCATCCTTTTTTATCACCGACTACTTAGGGGTCAGAGTTATGAATAGGGTAACTGTTGATGCGTTCACTATTATTCTGTTATAAAAGCAGCACTTTTTCTCAGTCTCACAAAGTTATAGCAGTGAAATAACATCGCCATCACTTTGACACTGCAGTGGAACACGAAACTGTATTCAAAGAGAAATGAAAGAAGGGACGTAACATCAAAGTTGGACAGTTATTTATTAGAGCATGTAAATATAATAACTCGTACTGCACTTCGCTATGAATTCTTCCAAACTTTGCTAAAATCTACTTGAAATGAACACACAAGATAAAATAGCTCTACCTGGCCGTCGAAGCGTGCAATAGACAAATTGTGTTACTAAAAATCTCAGTAAGGGTTGACTCTGCCAGGTGTATAGTTTTCCCGTATTTGCTTGTTTGTTCATTCCATATAAAGTACCATTATTTTTATCAATCAATTAATAACACAAACAAGTATTGCTTTTACTTTTCGATAGGTTAATAAAGTGGCGTTATTTTTTATCCAGCAATTAAGAAGTATTGCTTTTACTTTTCGATAGGATAAAACTAGCGCTACCACGGTACAGGCAAGGaagcaaatttgaaaataatttacacaTCACTGTTGTATATTTTGGTTACCAGATCACAAATTGAGAAATCCTGTAATACAACAGCCTCGTTTTTAACAACAAAGAAATCTGTAGAACTCAACAAAGTGATGAGATACTCGGCGGAGAAGGGAACGATCAACGTAACTTTGGACGTGTACAAGCGCTTTCCTAGGGTAAGTGTGTATCTTAGTTGTGGCAGTGACTGATTTACTGACAACCATGTTTTGGCCTCAGAATGAATTAACACAAGGTATTGTCGAAAACTTCTGTGTATGCTCCACGCTTGCAGTGAAACTGTGTAAAGTGAAAGAATAAACTTCATCAGATTGTCGTGTTGATGGTGAGATATTGCGAAATTGAAGCACTAGACTGTCGCTTAAATCTTGGAGTGAACGAGATGGCCCAGCCAGTATCTACTGCGTACAGCTGAGACAAGCCAAGCGACTAAGGGTTAATGTACCTCTCTCCTTTACATTACTAATAAAAGGCGTCACAAAGCAGGCGTTCTCAAATATGGTCATACAATGTATTATCAAAACCATGTTTTGTGAGATAGCATTCCGAGAATTCTCtcacttttgccaaaaatcaaaacaaaattcgaAATGTGTCTTCGGTGTGTTGTCTCCAATAATGAACATGATTCAGAGATGGGTGGATGGATtgatagaaagacagacagacagaaagccGAAAGGACAGGCAgataagcaaacaaacaaatagacaaacagacacatacacagatAAAAGCTAAtcggaaaaaaatgtttttttctgggCCTCGTGAAATCGATCGAATAAAACACTTTAAATATAACTAAAACGGAATAAAATCGTTTTTGTTTAGGAGTCTCCGTTGAACAATGCGTTCCACAAAAGATGCAGCGTTGTCGGCAGTAGTGGAATATTACTGGGAAGTCAGTGCGGAAAGGAAATAGATTCAGCAGATTTTGTCGTCAGGTAAGAAACGGTTGAAATATTAAACCTCACATTAACGTAATACGACAGTTTACTTTCATTATAGGGATAAACAAAGAGCACATTCTTTGAGTTGCTCATTATATCGCTGGCTATGTTTACGTTTGCCGCAGCGCTGGCTTGAACTCTAGCAGGCATAATTCATAGTTCTGTTGTGCAATGTCATGCAATTCCTGTGAAATTTTCGTTTGACAGCAATAACACAGTTTCCCAGCACGTTCATCCTCCAATTTTTTCATACTTTAGCGTGCGAGTTTTGAAACAGCAACCTATAACAGTGTTTTTGATGTGCAGATCTTCTTAGGCCGGGTTCTATGACTGCGtctccgggacagatattcggaccctcgaattttttcaaaacttttcttgTCAACTGCTTGTGGAGTTGTTTTGAAGCTCTCGGAGAACGCAAAAAAATTCACTGTCCTagtttcgaaaatcaaaacagtATTTTTCCCACTGAGTTAACAAAggaaaggcggccattttgaatttcaaatatcggtacagtaggttatttgtttctgtagtaccaaactttggaCGATGACCCTCGAATTTTATTCCGCATTTGATAAACgacaaaataaaagtttcattgaggaaagtttgagcaaaagcttaagttTTTCacattcgaggcgcatactacctaaagGCTGAACCGCGACCTGAGCAGCAGTATTTTATTTGTTCTGATGACTGTATATTTTGATGATTATATCGTCGCTATTGTATATTTACACTCACAAGAAGCAAACAGGCTTCAACttaaaatcacaccaaaatccACACCTTTAAAATACTGCAACAACCATTAAATTTCAGATTCAACCAAGCCATAGTGCGCAATTATTCCAAAGACGCCGGTATAAAGACTCATTTGGCAACTTGCAACCCGAGTATTGTCCGAGATCGGTAAGTATTGGCAGTCTTACTCGAAATAACTCATGCAATCACACACCACGTGCTGAGAATAGGGCAACGTGTGTATACACGTTAAGGATCCCGGTACCTCGAGCTACAGATTACCCATACGAGTAATAAAATACTTCGCTCAACAAAAAGTCTTTATTCATTTACAACATCCTAaattgcaaaatgcaaaattcttcTTTCAAAAGACTCATTTCTAATTTTGGGGGACCACAACTCTTATTTTGTAGACGCAACTTTGAACAACAGACACAGCTCCTAGCTCCACGGATTAAAcgatcgttttaaaaaatacagGTCTCTTGCACAACGTTCACAGAGACAGTCATACGGGTTAGTACAGTGACTACGACACTACGACACACTACGTGTTGCAATATTCACATAGCCACTTCGTATTCCCATAAAGTAATAAATGAGTTTCGAGATTACCCAGAAACTTGTCGTGGCAGGAGGAGGATTGCGAAGGTAGAAAATCCGTTTAATTAATTAAATGACCTACAAAATGAGTGCGTTGGGTAGCTAAATGACCCCAATACCACAACATCGCGGAAACCGTACAGTTGAGTGCCCcagcaaagaaacaaattacctaccaGCTGTACGTTACCATGTTGAGGGCCTTCTTTAAATAATCCGGCTTTTACAGGCTCCTGTTTAATCTCACCTTATGGCTGGCGGGGAGGGGGGGGCAGTCTGTTTTTGGAGATCTTCTATTTGATTCCTTTATTTACAAACTGTTTGAATTTGTTCACAATACGTTTAAATGGCATGCTGGTTACGATTTTCAAAACTGTTGGTCGGTTTGTTGTACCTGTGAATGTTTCTGTGTGACGTGATCAAGAATACACGTCATCCATTTATCAAAGAAGATTGGCTAACTGAACACATTGACATCTTCGATCATTATTTAAAATCCTAAAAACGTTTGAGGTCGTGACCGTGAACAAACTCGTCTGTAGTAAGCACACCTATTTAAACAATTTCATGTATCGTTTACTGGGCATAGGCGCTACTCAGCCAACGCGACAGAAGAAGCCTGCACACGGCCAGAgagctacaattattgcaactAGCATAGCATATGGCTCAAGGTTTACGTtgtttgagaaatattttgaaatactatcAGCTCTTAGTAGGAAAattcatgtcaatttatttgttgcAATTATTTCACTTCCGTATACATCTTAGCCGAACCGACGTTTAAGCATCCAATGAATCGAATAGGCACAGGGAATgaaaagagcgccctcaactaGTAGTTTATCAAATCAAAGCGAGGTTATGACGTCTCATATTTCTATGGATGTAAGATTTTGTCGTCACTTTAACTGTCATATCCGgagattttgattaaaatgaaagatttacaTTTTACTTGTATAGTCTTGTTACGAAAAGATGATATTCTTTCTTGAATGATTGCTTGGATAGCTGTGTGTAATATTTtcgtatttttcatatttcgttTTGTAATGTTTATTGAAGGAGAGCAACTCAAAGCAAAACACTTGCATATGAAGTTAGTCGACCTCATTCTTTTGAAACAAGTTCAAGTTGTCACCTCTAGTTACAATTTCTCGGAATGGGCCACTCGCCTGCTGATGACGTATGTTTTATGTGAAATAGTTATCTTGATGACGGTGCATGGTGCATTTGTGTCACTTTCCAGTTTTTCTTTCCACGCCTGTGAAGTTTGTTTTACACTTACTCGCCAAAACATATGTATAAGTCCAAGCATCAAATATGTTTGCGATTGTAAACCTATTTCATCGATAATATTCAGGTGCAACCAAGAtacataaggccaaaaaaaaaaaagaaatgtttctggtcagcgcgcgcgtcacttgaacaacagcgcgtcaccctttttttttcctggtttgaggccggcggctgtggcaaactacatactgattactataacaccaaaccaaaacggctgaagagaaagaaaattctttggggcacatgatcagtgactgcatgaacagtttaaatgttactatattgataaaactacaaaactcaGTGTTATCCCCAGACCATACGgaccgctacgctttcgcctcccccccccccccccgctacgctttgattctccccgctacgctttaaaatattcccgccatccttagttcacacgctctgcgtagctaccagctgatgcctgcattgtctacacataagcgctcactgcaacttttaacctggtgaaagagtggaaggtgtgaagtatggtatgcatcagataagttgtccggaagtgttgagaggaacgttaaaacaatagaagaatcggctgggttgttcacaaattttcattccagaacgactattac belongs to Ptychodera flava strain L36383 chromosome 17, AS_Pfla_20210202, whole genome shotgun sequence and includes:
- the LOC139116173 gene encoding alpha-N-acetylneuraminide alpha-2,8-sialyltransferase-like is translated as MRGYFKDQGCRTIRCLVWNRKTCVVALAFISMISFTSLLSLDKSTCTCDQQFKVTSHTSSASEGNSPATRKSNVKAVEKSLETEAVANRTLIMEVIKSIRTNWTFNATAAGEFRSQIEKSCNTTASFLTTKKSVELNKVMRYSAEKGTINVTLDVYKRFPRESPLNNAFHKRCSVVGSSGILLGSQCGKEIDSADFVVRFNQAIVRNYSKDAGIKTHLATCNPSIVRDRYSSLTERESAEKFKAFMTSEYGNSIVYFPAFTHKFCTKLSFRGQDALKLTNMTVVFGHPSHISSSHGFWKRRGVNARHLSSGILLLSGFVNFCEELHLYGFWPFYEDLEGNSIQYHYFDDALMQSAAKMKQKYHNMPSEFQLLIDLHNQGILQLHLGSCVK